The segment ACCTGCACCGATAGCGAAGATAGTAAGTCCTGATTTTGTCAGGGGAGATGTGACCATATCCGTTGCCATAAAGAATGCTCCCAGGAAAAGCCCTCCCGCCAGAATGTGGTAAAAAGGATTATTTGCCCACGGTGTGCTTATCTGAGGGGGGAGAATAAGCACCATAACAAAAACACTGGCTACATAATATACTGGCACATACCATTTTATATAATTTTTATAAATCAGATAAATGCCCCCCATTAACAGTGCAATTGCAGATGTTTCTCCAATGCAACCGGGGACAGTACCCAGAAGCAATTCCATAATTTGATAGCTTTCTGCACCGGCTTCTTTAGTCAGGGGCGTTGCTCTTGTTATAGCATCCATGATCTTCCCATCGGATTCAATTCTGGTAATATTGTGGGCGATATTGCCAATGCCATGTTGCAGTGTGCGCCAATCTGAATTGAGTGCAGCGGGATACGCCGTTTGTAAAAATGCCCTTGCAGCCAGGGCAGGGTTCCAGATGTTATTTCCTAGTCCGCCAAATGCATGTTTAGCAATAGCAATTGCAAAGAAGGAACCGACCATGGGAATATACCATGAAGCGCCAGGGGGCAGGATATACGCCAGTAAAAGACCGGTAACGACAGCGCTTCCATCGAGAATGGCAGGAATTGCTGGCATTTTACGCAACCACATAATAAATGCTTCAGTAAAAATAGCAGTTGCGATACTTAGCATAATAATATAAAGACTGTAGTATCCAAAAGTAAAAACACCGGCAATTCCTGCCGGGATAAGGGAAAATGCCACTCCCCACATTATTTTTGAAATATTCTCTGCATCCCTTATATGTGGAGATGCACTAAGGATTAAAGGCGTATTTTGTAATGGATTTGTCATAAGCTTCGTGTCGTGTCTGTATTATCCTACAGATACGGTTCTTTGGGCCTTTTGTTTTATAATCTCAGCTTTTGTAAATTTAATAAGATGTACAATAGGTCTTTTGGCAGGACATATGTATGTACAGCAACCACACTCTTTACATTCAATTATGTTATTTGCCAATGCCTGTTGAACTTCTTTTGCCTCACATTGTATGCTTAATTCGCTGGGGTTCAGTCCATAAGGACAACTGTCTATACAACGCCCACACCGGATGCATGCCTGAGAATGATAGTTCCCGGCGTGTTTTATTGCAAGAATTCCCCCCGTTCCTTTAATCGTAACAGCCGAATTTATGTTTCCTTGTGCTATTCCCATCATTGGCCCACCGAAAATAACCTTATCAGGATTTGATATTGCCTGTACTTCTTCAAGCAAGGTTTTGACAGGTGTTCCAATGCGTACAAGAAAATTTTGCGGCTTTTCTACCCCATCTCCTGTAACAGTAACTATGCGTTGAATAAGAGGTCTTTTGAATTTTACCGCTTCATAAATAGCGAAAGCCGTTCCTGTATTAATGACGATAGCTCCTACTTCCAAAGGTAGCTGGGTTGGTTTCAGCTCCCTGTTGAGTAATGCTTTTATAAGCTGGTGTTCAGCTCCCTGCGGATATTTTACCTCAAGGAGATCTACCTTGATATGAGGCTCGTTTGATAAGATGTCTTTGAAGAGGGCATATGCATCTTCTTTGTTTGCCTCTATACCGATATGCGCCTGCTTGCATCCTACACATTTCATAACCAGCTTTAAACCCTGGATAATTTCATGGGGTTTATCCATCATAAGCCGGTAGTCACAGGTAA is part of the Candidatus Jettenia sp. AMX2 genome and harbors:
- a CDS encoding RnfABCDGE type electron transport complex subunit D, giving the protein MTNPLQNTPLILSASPHIRDAENISKIMWGVAFSLIPAGIAGVFTFGYYSLYIIMLSIATAIFTEAFIMWLRKMPAIPAILDGSAVVTGLLLAYILPPGASWYIPMVGSFFAIAIAKHAFGGLGNNIWNPALAARAFLQTAYPAALNSDWRTLQHGIGNIAHNITRIESDGKIMDAITRATPLTKEAGAESYQIMELLLGTVPGCIGETSAIALLMGGIYLIYKNYIKWYVPVYYVASVFVMVLILPPQISTPWANNPFYHILAGGLFLGAFFMATDMVTSPLTKSGLTIFAIGAGVLTVLIRFYSGYPEGVCYSILLMNTATPLIDRFTKPRLYGSRVKKV
- the rsxC gene encoding electron transport complex subunit RsxC codes for the protein MTNLMTSKLKTFVGGIHPREDGKSLTKYRKEVPAPIPKTVYLLMNQHIGAPCKPTVKKGDSVKKGQQVGESQGFVSANVHASVSGKVIDVTPWPHPLTGIKSTAVIIERTEDDDSWAEEADIPADIDRITPDEIIENIKSAGIVGLGGGTFPTHVKLTPPKDRTIDTIVLNGAECEPYLTCDYRLMMDKPHEIIQGLKLVMKCVGCKQAHIGIEANKEDAYALFKDILSNEPHIKVDLLEVKYPQGAEHQLIKALLNRELKPTQLPLEVGAIVINTGTAFAIYEAVKFKRPLIQRIVTVTGDGVEKPQNFLVRIGTPVKTLLEEVQAISNPDKVIFGGPMMGIAQGNINSAVTIKGTGGILAIKHAGNYHSQACIRCGRCIDSCPYGLNPSELSIQCEAKEVQQALANNIIECKECGCCTYICPAKRPIVHLIKFTKAEIIKQKAQRTVSVG